In Streptomyces sp. NBC_01381, a genomic segment contains:
- a CDS encoding helix-turn-helix transcriptional regulator, which produces MASNVNPTVRRRRLGQELRRLRELKGMTAEEVAERLLVSQSKISRLENGRRSISQRDVRDLCGVYEVEDHRIVDSLMQMAKDSRQQGWWHSFGDIPYSVYIGLETDAASLRVYDPQVVPGLLQTRAYAEALITGALPETTPTDIEKRVQVRVRRQERISAPENPLRLWTVLDESALRRVVGSKHLMRDQLEHLVEQSQLPHVTVQVIPFDMGAHPGLNGQYAILEFPDAADSSVVYIEGVTSDLYLEKANDVQQYSVMYEHLRAQALNVDHSRQLIADIAKEYAR; this is translated from the coding sequence GTGGCGTCCAATGTCAATCCCACCGTCCGGCGACGCCGGTTGGGCCAGGAGCTTCGCCGGCTCCGCGAGCTCAAGGGCATGACGGCAGAGGAGGTCGCCGAGCGCCTGCTGGTCTCGCAGTCGAAGATCAGCCGCCTCGAGAACGGCCGCCGCTCCATCAGTCAGCGCGACGTACGCGATCTGTGCGGCGTGTACGAGGTCGAGGACCACCGCATCGTCGACTCGCTCATGCAAATGGCCAAGGACTCCCGCCAGCAGGGCTGGTGGCACTCCTTCGGCGACATCCCGTACAGCGTCTACATCGGCCTGGAGACGGACGCCGCCTCGTTGCGCGTCTACGACCCCCAGGTCGTCCCCGGGCTGCTGCAGACCCGCGCGTACGCCGAGGCGCTGATCACCGGCGCGCTGCCGGAGACCACGCCGACGGACATCGAGAAGCGTGTGCAGGTCCGCGTCCGCCGCCAGGAGCGCATCTCCGCGCCGGAGAATCCTTTGCGCTTGTGGACCGTCCTCGACGAGTCCGCGCTGCGCCGCGTCGTCGGCTCCAAGCATCTGATGCGCGACCAGCTGGAGCATCTCGTGGAGCAGTCACAACTGCCGCACGTGACCGTCCAGGTGATCCCCTTCGACATGGGCGCGCACCCCGGCCTCAATGGGCAGTACGCGATTCTCGAGTTCCCGGACGCGGCGGACTCCAGCGTCGTCTACATCGAAGGCGTCACGAGCGATCTCTATCTGGAGAAGGCCAACGACGTCCAGCAGTACAGCGTCATGTACGAGCATCTGCGGGCACAGGCCCTGAATGTGGATCATTCACGCCAACTCATCGCGGACATCGCGAAAGAGTACGCGCGCTGA
- a CDS encoding sodium:solute symporter family protein, producing MNSLDWAVLIGYFGVMVAIGVWSHKRVDNVSDFFTAGGKMPWWLSGISHHMSGYSAVMFTGYAGIAYTYGVTSFVTWSFPIALGIAIGARLFAPRINRLRSRLHVASPLEYLKNRYNLPTQQALAWSGMLLKIVDVGAKWAAIATLLSVFTGVSLNQGILITGAITAVYCTIGGLWADALTELGQFIIQLFAGVAMFVAVVLELGDHGGFFGVWDEPELAGHGKPLVGPYGTVFLLAFLFIKLFEYNGGMLNQAQRYMATSGPKEAARSARLSAALWLVWPVVLFFPMWMSPLLVDAKNPDGSDAYGLMTEQLLPHGLLGLVIVGFFSHTMAMCSSDANAIAAVFTRDVAPVLSKKARQWNERSGLIAARLTTVIFLGLSMAVATQVNSPTFKDIITVVIKWVAGLMGPIAIPMMLGLLRPFRKSGPTAALTSWALGLLAFWLVNYPINWSVEGGVPLQYQVSIPLAVSLFLYILIGYVKPEDTPERDAIIERVNTDDDGSAGSAAVPAPAEAGDDVVGTPQRPAP from the coding sequence ATGAACAGTCTCGACTGGGCCGTGCTCATCGGCTACTTCGGTGTGATGGTCGCGATCGGCGTCTGGTCCCACAAGCGGGTGGACAACGTCAGCGACTTCTTCACCGCGGGCGGCAAGATGCCCTGGTGGCTCTCGGGCATCTCGCACCACATGTCCGGCTACAGCGCGGTGATGTTCACCGGGTACGCGGGCATCGCGTACACCTACGGCGTGACGTCCTTCGTCACCTGGTCCTTCCCGATCGCGCTCGGCATCGCGATCGGCGCCAGGCTCTTCGCGCCGCGCATCAACCGGCTGCGCTCACGGCTGCACGTGGCATCGCCGCTCGAATACCTGAAGAACCGCTACAACCTCCCCACCCAGCAGGCGCTCGCCTGGTCCGGCATGCTCCTCAAGATCGTGGACGTGGGCGCGAAGTGGGCCGCGATCGCGACGCTGCTCTCCGTCTTCACCGGCGTCTCGCTCAACCAGGGCATCCTGATCACCGGCGCGATCACCGCCGTCTACTGCACGATCGGCGGCCTGTGGGCGGACGCACTCACGGAGTTGGGCCAGTTCATCATCCAACTCTTCGCGGGCGTCGCGATGTTCGTGGCCGTCGTCCTCGAACTGGGCGACCACGGCGGTTTCTTCGGCGTCTGGGACGAGCCGGAACTCGCGGGCCACGGAAAGCCGCTGGTCGGCCCGTACGGAACGGTCTTCCTTCTCGCCTTTCTGTTCATCAAGCTCTTCGAGTACAACGGCGGCATGCTGAACCAGGCGCAGCGCTACATGGCGACCTCGGGCCCGAAGGAGGCGGCGCGCTCGGCCCGCCTGTCGGCGGCGCTGTGGCTGGTGTGGCCGGTGGTCCTGTTCTTCCCCATGTGGATGTCGCCCCTCCTGGTCGACGCGAAGAACCCGGACGGCTCGGACGCGTACGGCCTGATGACCGAACAGCTACTGCCACACGGTTTGTTGGGCCTCGTCATCGTCGGCTTCTTCTCCCACACGATGGCCATGTGCTCCTCCGACGCCAACGCGATCGCCGCGGTCTTCACGCGGGACGTGGCGCCGGTCCTGTCCAAGAAGGCCAGGCAGTGGAACGAGCGCTCGGGCCTGATCGCGGCGCGCCTGACCACGGTGATCTTCCTGGGCCTGTCCATGGCGGTGGCCACGCAGGTCAACTCGCCCACGTTCAAGGACATCATCACGGTCGTCATCAAGTGGGTGGCCGGACTGATGGGTCCGATCGCGATCCCGATGATGCTGGGTCTGTTGCGGCCGTTCCGCAAGTCGGGCCCGACGGCGGCGCTGACCAGCTGGGCGCTTGGCCTGCTGGCCTTCTGGCTGGTCAACTACCCCATCAACTGGAGCGTGGAGGGCGGAGTGCCGCTCCAGTACCAGGTCTCGATCCCGCTGGCGGTATCGCTCTTCCTCTACATCCTGATCGGCTACGTGAAGCCGGAGGACACCCCGGAGCGGGACGCGATCATCGAGCGCGTGAATACGGACGATGATGGCTCCGCCGGTTCAGCGGCTGTTCCTGCGCCGGCGGAAGCGGGGGACGACGTGGTGGGCACCCCGCAGCGTCCCGCACCGTAG
- a CDS encoding DUF397 domain-containing protein: MAIHQGATNTWVKSSYSTGNGACVEVKSPLSTAISVRDSKVTEGPVLAFPAESWSAFVSEVTRETSPLG; this comes from the coding sequence ATGGCAATTCACCAGGGCGCTACGAATACGTGGGTCAAGTCCTCGTATTCCACGGGAAACGGCGCATGCGTCGAGGTCAAGTCGCCTCTTTCGACGGCGATTTCGGTCCGGGATTCGAAGGTCACCGAGGGCCCCGTCCTCGCCTTCCCCGCCGAATCGTGGAGCGCATTCGTCTCCGAGGTGACGCGAGAGACGTCACCCCTCGGCTAA
- a CDS encoding GPP34 family phosphoprotein yields the protein MGRSRRTIPEELLLLALDPATGTTAQPQSLDLGLAGAQLVELALAGRIAPDGDRIAVVMPRPTGDPTLDSALELLRRRGSPVRAVHWIGGPRLGLRQIYLAHLERCGMVHAVSGQMCGVLPTTRYQATDTAISRDIRARLDSAIRTGVPPDPRTAALAALAHAVGLGKHLYPGNEGRSSRSRLRDLIRHDPMGGLVAHAVMDVQNGVAAQPRRSPAPAGPGGGQGGGRQPARTAPEPGVVPMQPRRGSMARAVAH from the coding sequence ATGGGCAGGAGCCGCAGAACAATTCCGGAGGAGCTTCTGCTGCTCGCTTTGGACCCGGCCACGGGTACCACAGCGCAGCCGCAGTCGCTCGACCTCGGTCTGGCCGGAGCACAGCTAGTGGAGCTGGCGCTGGCCGGACGGATAGCCCCAGACGGGGATCGTATCGCCGTGGTGATGCCACGGCCGACCGGAGATCCGACTCTGGACTCCGCACTGGAACTGCTGCGCAGGCGCGGCAGCCCGGTTCGGGCGGTCCACTGGATTGGCGGGCCCCGACTGGGGCTGCGCCAGATCTACCTCGCGCACCTGGAGCGGTGCGGCATGGTGCATGCCGTATCGGGCCAGATGTGCGGAGTACTGCCGACGACTCGCTACCAAGCGACGGACACGGCGATCAGCCGGGACATCAGGGCCCGGCTGGACAGCGCGATCCGCACCGGCGTACCGCCGGACCCGCGGACCGCGGCGCTCGCCGCGCTGGCCCATGCGGTCGGACTCGGCAAGCACCTGTATCCCGGGAACGAGGGGCGTTCATCGCGCTCCAGGCTCCGGGATCTGATCAGGCACGACCCCATGGGCGGCCTCGTGGCGCACGCCGTGATGGACGTCCAGAACGGTGTGGCCGCTCAGCCACGCCGTAGTCCGGCCCCAGCGGGACCGGGCGGCGGGCAGGGCGGTGGCCGGCAGCCGGCCAGGACCGCTCCGGAACCAGGCGTGGTCCCGATGCAGCCACGCCGCGGATCCATGGCACGCGCCGTGGCCCACTGA
- a CDS encoding helix-turn-helix domain-containing protein, with protein MAEQQPSAPLRARTARSRAGLDHVVERHSEQFTVVGNHLAQHAELSLTAIGLATHMQSLPDGARVGIKSLAAKFPEGETRIAAALRELEAHGYLSRAKERLPSGRIVTRTTSYNKPRSARPAVAPARESEPAAPSTSTPVAPPAAVPPLPEPEKPDLERHRTAAELLAGLRALDPRLLLTERDVCRLTPAVAAWLERGMEPAAVRGALVTALPREPLRHPAGLLAHRLAALLLPPLPDTSEAPRPAPFQTCEGCDRAFRAREPGQCRDCGSPGLAAA; from the coding sequence ATGGCTGAACAGCAGCCTAGCGCGCCCTTGCGCGCCCGCACCGCCCGTTCCCGAGCCGGGTTGGACCACGTCGTAGAACGCCACAGCGAGCAGTTCACCGTGGTCGGAAACCACCTCGCCCAGCACGCCGAGCTGTCCCTGACAGCGATCGGTCTCGCGACGCACATGCAGTCGCTCCCCGATGGCGCACGGGTCGGCATCAAGTCCCTCGCCGCGAAATTCCCCGAAGGGGAGACGCGTATTGCCGCCGCCCTGAGGGAGTTGGAGGCGCACGGGTATCTGTCCCGTGCCAAGGAACGGCTGCCGTCCGGCCGGATCGTGACCCGGACGACCTCCTACAACAAGCCGAGGTCCGCACGCCCCGCCGTGGCCCCCGCGCGGGAGTCCGAACCGGCGGCTCCATCCACATCCACTCCGGTCGCGCCGCCCGCAGCAGTGCCCCCGCTCCCCGAACCCGAGAAGCCGGACCTCGAAAGACACCGCACCGCAGCGGAGCTGCTGGCCGGGCTGCGCGCCCTCGACCCGCGGCTGCTTCTCACCGAGCGGGACGTATGCCGCCTCACGCCCGCCGTGGCGGCCTGGCTGGAGCGAGGTATGGAGCCCGCTGCCGTACGGGGCGCGCTGGTCACGGCACTGCCCCGCGAGCCGCTCCGGCACCCGGCAGGCCTCCTTGCCCACCGCCTCGCCGCCCTGCTGCTACCACCCCTGCCCGACACCTCGGAAGCGCCCCGCCCGGCCCCGTTCCAGACCTGCGAAGGCTGTGACCGAGCCTTCCGGGCTCGGGAGCCTGGCCAGTGCCGGGACTGCGGCTCACCCGGCCTGGCGGCGGCATGA
- a CDS encoding helix-turn-helix transcriptional regulator, whose product MSTDGTDEPGWDVDPEDESGTVIAVGRQIRLWRETAGLGAAEFGRAVGYGENLVYKIERGKRIPRPEFLDKADTVLGAGGKIAAMKRDVAEAQYPKKVRDLAKLEAQAVELGAYSNHTIHALLQTKEYTQTIFGMRRPLYSEEIIEREVGARMARQEVIDRTKPEPVFSFVQEEVTLRRPIGGRAVHRGQLERLLDIGQLRNVEIQVMPTDRDDHAGLGGSFRLFKLKGGATLGYAEVQHISRLVTTPREVQYLEMQYGSIRAQALTPRESLAFIEELLGET is encoded by the coding sequence GTGAGCACTGACGGTACGGACGAGCCCGGCTGGGACGTCGATCCGGAGGACGAGTCGGGGACGGTGATCGCTGTCGGCCGCCAGATCAGGCTCTGGCGGGAAACGGCCGGTCTTGGGGCCGCCGAGTTCGGCAGGGCCGTGGGGTACGGCGAGAACCTGGTCTACAAGATCGAGCGGGGGAAGCGGATTCCTCGGCCGGAGTTCTTGGACAAGGCGGACACCGTCCTGGGTGCGGGCGGGAAGATCGCCGCGATGAAGAGGGATGTGGCGGAGGCCCAATACCCGAAGAAAGTCCGAGACTTGGCGAAGTTGGAGGCTCAGGCGGTGGAACTCGGCGCCTACAGCAATCACACGATCCACGCGCTGCTGCAGACGAAGGAGTACACCCAGACGATCTTCGGCATGCGCCGTCCCTTGTACTCCGAGGAGATCATCGAACGGGAAGTCGGGGCACGGATGGCACGGCAGGAGGTCATCGACCGCACGAAGCCAGAGCCCGTCTTCAGCTTCGTGCAGGAAGAGGTCACTCTCCGGCGACCCATCGGAGGCAGAGCGGTGCACCGAGGCCAGTTGGAACGACTCCTGGACATCGGACAGTTGCGCAACGTCGAGATCCAGGTGATGCCCACCGATCGTGACGATCACGCGGGACTAGGCGGCTCCTTCCGGCTGTTCAAGCTCAAGGGCGGCGCCACCCTCGGCTATGCGGAGGTGCAGCACATCAGCCGTCTTGTGACCACTCCCAGGGAGGTGCAGTACTTGGAGATGCAGTATGGAAGCATCCGGGCGCAGGCTCTCACCCCGCGAGAGTCACTGGCCTTCATCGAGGAACTGCTGGGAGAGACATGA
- a CDS encoding ADP-ribosylglycohydrolase family protein, giving the protein MSTAAATGVWGRAEQQDFRSRVRGTLLGAALGDALGAPVDELSLDGIREAHGAEGLTDPAPAHGRRGAVTAATQLTLFTVDGLIRAQVRRDTGAWHPPTDLHRAYRRWATTQSDWGPDERRKEDGWLAREEWLYSRRSPARACLVGLGDETMGTLELPKNPEERGAEAVTRSAPFGLLVGWEPQLVLQLAVECAVQTHGHPGAYLAAGAHTVLVHGLARGESLDGAIQRALALLAARPGHQPVTDALKHALGAVRQGMPSPSRVEELLGDGSAEGVLGAAVYCALVGEDIRHGLRLAVNHGGASAAAGSLCGALLGALHGETALPPGWLTELEGRPTILELADDFAMEMTQGPALHGPAVSSPGWLARYPR; this is encoded by the coding sequence GTGAGCACCGCAGCAGCCACCGGAGTCTGGGGCCGTGCCGAGCAGCAGGACTTTCGCAGCCGGGTGCGCGGCACGCTGCTCGGAGCCGCCCTCGGTGACGCCCTCGGCGCGCCCGTCGACGAGCTGAGCCTCGATGGGATACGTGAGGCCCACGGTGCGGAAGGGCTGACCGACCCCGCCCCCGCGCACGGCAGACGCGGCGCCGTCACCGCCGCCACCCAGCTCACCCTCTTCACCGTCGACGGACTCATACGCGCCCAGGTGCGGCGCGACACCGGGGCCTGGCATCCGCCGACCGATCTGCACCGCGCCTACCGGCGGTGGGCCACCACCCAGAGCGACTGGGGGCCCGACGAGCGGCGCAAGGAGGACGGCTGGCTCGCGCGCGAGGAGTGGCTCTACTCGCGGCGGTCGCCCGCCAGGGCCTGCCTTGTCGGTCTCGGGGACGAGACCATGGGCACGCTTGAACTGCCCAAGAACCCCGAAGAGCGGGGCGCGGAGGCCGTCACCCGGTCCGCTCCCTTCGGGCTGCTCGTGGGGTGGGAGCCGCAGCTGGTCCTGCAGCTCGCCGTGGAGTGCGCCGTGCAGACCCACGGGCACCCCGGCGCCTATCTCGCCGCCGGCGCACACACCGTGCTCGTGCACGGGCTCGCCCGGGGGGAGTCACTCGACGGTGCCATCCAGCGGGCGCTCGCCCTGCTCGCCGCGAGGCCGGGGCACCAGCCCGTCACCGATGCGCTGAAGCATGCGCTGGGGGCCGTACGGCAGGGAATGCCCTCTCCCTCCCGGGTGGAGGAGCTGCTGGGGGACGGCTCCGCGGAGGGTGTGCTCGGAGCCGCCGTGTACTGCGCCCTGGTCGGCGAGGACATCCGCCACGGGCTGCGGCTGGCCGTGAACCACGGCGGTGCGTCGGCTGCCGCCGGGTCCTTGTGCGGGGCCCTGCTCGGCGCCCTGCACGGGGAGACCGCGCTGCCTCCCGGCTGGCTCACCGAGCTTGAGGGGCGCCCGACGATTCTTGAACTGGCGGACGACTTCGCCATGGAGATGACACAGGGCCCGGCCTTGCACGGGCCGGCGGTTTCTTCGCCGGGGTGGCTTGCGCGGTATCCCCGGTAG
- a CDS encoding ATP-binding protein encodes MNPEVTQTSVRARQFSILLSATRRGARLARLLTERQLADWRLPSESAEHIVAELAANAALHGRVPGRDFRLTLTLDVVGTLRIEVTDPRGDRLPGTPDPADLYAESGRGLLIVAAYADRWGVEECSPCKTVWAELAPGRGEP; translated from the coding sequence ATGAACCCAGAAGTCACCCAAACCAGCGTCCGGGCACGCCAGTTCAGCATCCTGCTCTCCGCAACGCGAAGAGGCGCCCGCCTCGCCCGGCTGCTCACGGAGCGTCAACTCGCCGACTGGCGGCTGCCGTCCGAGTCGGCGGAACACATCGTCGCCGAGCTCGCGGCGAACGCGGCCCTGCACGGGCGCGTGCCGGGCCGGGACTTCCGTCTGACCCTCACGCTCGACGTGGTTGGCACGCTCCGTATCGAAGTGACGGACCCTCGTGGCGACCGGCTCCCGGGAACCCCGGACCCGGCGGACCTGTACGCGGAGTCCGGGCGAGGCCTGCTCATCGTGGCGGCGTACGCGGACCGCTGGGGAGTCGAGGAGTGCTCCCCCTGCAAGACGGTCTGGGCCGAGCTGGCGCCGGGTCGCGGCGAGCCGTGA
- a CDS encoding SDR family oxidoreductase encodes MPPSLLEGKTVVVSGVGAGLGHQVAAAVVRDGGRAVLGARTEANLAKSAAEIDPEGAHTAYRATDITDEAQCEALARLARERFGGIDAVVHVAAWDSYFGGVADADFATWQQVIDVNLLGTLRMTRACLPALKERGGSVVFIGTQSAVTAPSQVRQAAYAASKGALTSAMYSLAHEVGPHRVRVNTVLPGWMWGPPVEAYVQFTAHTEGVPEEEVRDRLAARMALPELATDGDVADAAVFLASDRARAITGQSLLVNAGELMR; translated from the coding sequence ATGCCGCCGTCGCTCCTCGAAGGAAAGACCGTCGTCGTCTCGGGGGTCGGCGCCGGGCTCGGTCATCAGGTGGCGGCCGCCGTGGTGCGCGACGGCGGCCGTGCCGTCCTCGGGGCGCGCACGGAGGCGAACCTCGCCAAGTCGGCCGCGGAGATCGACCCCGAGGGCGCGCACACCGCGTACCGCGCGACCGACATCACCGACGAGGCGCAGTGCGAGGCCCTGGCGCGGCTCGCCCGCGAACGCTTCGGCGGGATCGACGCGGTGGTCCATGTGGCCGCCTGGGACAGCTACTTCGGGGGCGTCGCGGACGCGGACTTCGCGACCTGGCAGCAGGTGATCGACGTCAATCTGCTCGGCACCCTGCGGATGACCCGCGCCTGCCTGCCCGCGCTCAAGGAGCGGGGCGGCTCCGTCGTCTTCATCGGTACGCAGTCGGCCGTCACCGCGCCCTCGCAAGTCCGCCAGGCGGCGTACGCGGCGTCTAAGGGGGCGCTGACGTCGGCGATGTACTCGCTGGCGCACGAGGTCGGTCCGCACCGCGTACGGGTCAACACCGTTCTCCCGGGCTGGATGTGGGGCCCGCCGGTCGAGGCGTACGTCCAGTTCACCGCGCACACCGAGGGCGTACCGGAGGAGGAGGTACGGGACCGGCTCGCGGCGCGGATGGCGCTGCCCGAGCTGGCCACCGACGGGGACGTGGCGGACGCGGCGGTATTCCTGGCGTCGGACAGGGCGCGGGCCATCACGGGGCAGTCGCTCCTGGTGAACGCGGGGGAGCTGATGCGGTAG